In one window of Oryza sativa Japonica Group chromosome 9, ASM3414082v1 DNA:
- the LOC4346967 gene encoding uncharacterized protein isoform X1 translates to MTRNHSPKSLAVLLRARMHPDPVSPAPPPPAPTAAAAPDPDPSAPPAAAAVRHWLHASVSSSASTALDRFSDGYRSLDRPGRREILRSLAADYDVPRARVRDLMRQYLSAAAAGGEEEEEEHPEAGGGGGSASAMYRMERGLREALRPKYAGFLEAMNAQPGGLKLLAVIRADLLALLGEENLPALRALDGYLKEKLVTWLSPAALTLHQITWDDPASLLEKIVAYEAVHPIRNLIDLKRRLGVGRRCFGYFHPAIPGEPLIFIEVALLKDTAASIQEVLWDDPPTPESEARCALFYSISSTQPGLSGINLGKFLLKRVIEMLRRDMPSVQSICFVCWHFIQIFATLSPIPGFMQWLLAKLASQIKLAEAESQDGSLLEGTSSTFRESILFPEEERMIHDAVEHAGGKSGIKLLQDILKSSQWVKSDKLSSALKSPLMRLCARYLAREKKRGKALDAVANFHLQNGAMIERINWMADQSEKGIQQSGGIMVNYMYRLENIEEYALSYLGTGLAHTSSNLLQYIEPKDT, encoded by the exons atGACCAGGAACCACTCCCCCAAGtccctcgccgtcctcctccgcgcccGGATGCACCCCGACCCCGTCtcccccgccccgccgccgcccgctccgacggcggcggcggcacccgaCCCCGATCCGtccgccccgcccgccgccgccgccgtccgccactGGCTCCACGcctccgtctcctcctccgcctccaccgccctcGACCGCTTCTCCGACGGCTACCGCTCCCTCGaccgccccggccgccgcgaGATCCTCCGCTCCCTCGCGGCCGACTACGACGtgccccgcgcgcgcgtccgcgacCTCATGCGGCAGTATctgagcgccgcggcggcgggcggggaggaggaggaagaggagcacccggaggcgggaggcggcggcggctctgcgTCGGCGATGTACCGGATGGAGCGGGGGCTCCGGGAGGCGCTCCGGCCCAAGTACGCCGGGTTCCTCGAGGCCATGAACGCGCAGCCCGGCGGGCTCAAGCTCCTCGCCGTCATCCGCGCCGACCTCCTCGCATTGCTGGG GGAGGAGAACTTGCCAGCGCTGCGTGCGCTGGACGGGTACCTGAAGGAGAAGCTCGTGACATGGCTCAGCCCCGCGGCGCTGACCCTCCACCAGATAACTTGGGATGATCCGGCCTCCTTGCTAGAGAAGATTGTGGCATATGAA GCTGTGCATCCAATTAGGAATTTGATTGACTTGAAGAGAAGGTTGGGCGTCGGTCGCCGTTGCTTTGGGTACTTCCATCCTGCAATACCAG GAGAACCATTGATCTTCATTGAAGTTGCTCTGCTCAAAGATACTGCCGCATCTATACAG GAAGTTCTGTGGGATGACCCTCCAACTCCTGAGAGTGAAGCCAGATGTGCATTATTTTACTCAATATCATCAACCCAG CCAGGCCTATCTGGTATCAATCTGGGAAAATTTCTTCTCAAACGTGTGATTGAAATGTTAAGAAGAGATATGCCTTCAGTACAG TCAATATGCTTTGTTTGTTGGCATTTCATACAGATTTTTGCAACTCTTAGTCCAATCCCTGGTTTCATGCAATGGCTTCTTGCTAAGCTGGCATCCCAAATAAAGTTAGCAGAGGCAGAATCACAGGATGGCAGTTTATTAGAAGGAACCAGTTCCACTTTCAGAGAATCCATCCTTTTTCcggaggaagagaggatgaTACATGATGCGGT TGAACATGCTGGTGGAAAAAGTGGAATCAAACTACTGCAAGATATACTGAAATCAAGTCAGTGGGTAAAATCTGACAAATTATCTTCTGCACTGAAATCTCCTTTGATGCGTTTGTGTGCAAG GTATCTCGCCAGGGAGAAAAAACGAGGAAAAGCTCTTGATGCTGTTGCAAATTTTCACTTGCAAAATGGAGCA ATGATCGAGAGGATAAACTGGATGGCTGACCAATCAGAGAAGGGCATTCAACAGAGTGGAGGTATCATGGTAAATTATATGTACAG ATTAGAGAATATAGAAGAGTATGCGCTGTCATATTTGGGTACAGGGCTCGCTCATACTTCATCTAACTTGCTCCAATATATCGAG CCAAAGGATACATGA
- the LOC4346967 gene encoding uncharacterized protein isoform X2, with protein sequence MTRNHSPKSLAVLLRARMHPDPVSPAPPPPAPTAAAAPDPDPSAPPAAAAVRHWLHASVSSSASTALDRFSDGYRSLDRPGRREILRSLAADYDVPRARVRDLMRQYLSAAAAGGEEEEEEHPEAGGGGGSASAMYRMERGLREALRPKYAGFLEAMNAQPGGLKLLAVIRADLLALLGEENLPALRALDGYLKEKLVTWLSPAALTLHQITWDDPASLLEKIVAYEAVHPIRNLIDLKRRLGVGRRCFGYFHPAIPGEPLIFIEVALLKDTAASIQEVLWDDPPTPESEARCALFYSISSTQPGLSGINLGKFLLKRVIEMLRRDMPSVQIFATLSPIPGFMQWLLAKLASQIKLAEAESQDGSLLEGTSSTFRESILFPEEERMIHDAVEHAGGKSGIKLLQDILKSSQWVKSDKLSSALKSPLMRLCARYLAREKKRGKALDAVANFHLQNGAMIERINWMADQSEKGIQQSGGIMVNYMYRLENIEEYALSYLGTGLAHTSSNLLQYIEPKDT encoded by the exons atGACCAGGAACCACTCCCCCAAGtccctcgccgtcctcctccgcgcccGGATGCACCCCGACCCCGTCtcccccgccccgccgccgcccgctccgacggcggcggcggcacccgaCCCCGATCCGtccgccccgcccgccgccgccgccgtccgccactGGCTCCACGcctccgtctcctcctccgcctccaccgccctcGACCGCTTCTCCGACGGCTACCGCTCCCTCGaccgccccggccgccgcgaGATCCTCCGCTCCCTCGCGGCCGACTACGACGtgccccgcgcgcgcgtccgcgacCTCATGCGGCAGTATctgagcgccgcggcggcgggcggggaggaggaggaagaggagcacccggaggcgggaggcggcggcggctctgcgTCGGCGATGTACCGGATGGAGCGGGGGCTCCGGGAGGCGCTCCGGCCCAAGTACGCCGGGTTCCTCGAGGCCATGAACGCGCAGCCCGGCGGGCTCAAGCTCCTCGCCGTCATCCGCGCCGACCTCCTCGCATTGCTGGG GGAGGAGAACTTGCCAGCGCTGCGTGCGCTGGACGGGTACCTGAAGGAGAAGCTCGTGACATGGCTCAGCCCCGCGGCGCTGACCCTCCACCAGATAACTTGGGATGATCCGGCCTCCTTGCTAGAGAAGATTGTGGCATATGAA GCTGTGCATCCAATTAGGAATTTGATTGACTTGAAGAGAAGGTTGGGCGTCGGTCGCCGTTGCTTTGGGTACTTCCATCCTGCAATACCAG GAGAACCATTGATCTTCATTGAAGTTGCTCTGCTCAAAGATACTGCCGCATCTATACAG GAAGTTCTGTGGGATGACCCTCCAACTCCTGAGAGTGAAGCCAGATGTGCATTATTTTACTCAATATCATCAACCCAG CCAGGCCTATCTGGTATCAATCTGGGAAAATTTCTTCTCAAACGTGTGATTGAAATGTTAAGAAGAGATATGCCTTCAGTACAG ATTTTTGCAACTCTTAGTCCAATCCCTGGTTTCATGCAATGGCTTCTTGCTAAGCTGGCATCCCAAATAAAGTTAGCAGAGGCAGAATCACAGGATGGCAGTTTATTAGAAGGAACCAGTTCCACTTTCAGAGAATCCATCCTTTTTCcggaggaagagaggatgaTACATGATGCGGT TGAACATGCTGGTGGAAAAAGTGGAATCAAACTACTGCAAGATATACTGAAATCAAGTCAGTGGGTAAAATCTGACAAATTATCTTCTGCACTGAAATCTCCTTTGATGCGTTTGTGTGCAAG GTATCTCGCCAGGGAGAAAAAACGAGGAAAAGCTCTTGATGCTGTTGCAAATTTTCACTTGCAAAATGGAGCA ATGATCGAGAGGATAAACTGGATGGCTGACCAATCAGAGAAGGGCATTCAACAGAGTGGAGGTATCATGGTAAATTATATGTACAG ATTAGAGAATATAGAAGAGTATGCGCTGTCATATTTGGGTACAGGGCTCGCTCATACTTCATCTAACTTGCTCCAATATATCGAG CCAAAGGATACATGA
- the LOC4346968 gene encoding endoglucanase 22 precursor has product MSRGRARLQPPPPGTRTTTLAAVLVLVLLAVVALPLRCDAASAGGEEEEEQQPLDYREALEKSLLYFEAQRSGRLPYSQRVTWRGHSGLTDGLQQGVDLVGGYYDAGDHVKFGLPMAFTVTMLSWGAIDFAADIAAAGEWRHALEAIKWGTDYFVKAHTHPFVYWAEVGDGDTDHYCWQRPEDMTTSRQAYRVDRDNPGSDLAGETAAALAAASIVFRRSDPHYSHLLLHHAQQLFEFGDTYRGSYDSSIEEVRSYYASVSGYHDELLWAALWLHRATGKEEYLRYAVDNADSFGGVGWAITEFSWDVKYAGLQVLAAKLLLDGDPQAAAHRGVLEKYREKAEHYLCACLGRNINGADNVDRSPGGMLYVRQWNNLQYASSAAFLLTAYSHYLSSSSASASAALRCPGGAAAAAEMVSLARSQADYILGRNPLRLSYMVGYGRRYPARVHHRGASIVSHKEDGRFIGCVQGFDDWFGRGRANPNVLAGAIVGGPSRRDEFRDDRANYMQTEACTYNTAPMVAVFARLHRLTTAITTAAAAEDPDGGSPDRRSVDRR; this is encoded by the exons atgagCCGTGGCCGCGCCCGGCTTCAGCCACCACCACCTGGTACCAGAaccaccaccctcgccgccgtgctggTCCTTGTCCTCCTGGCCGTCGTAGCGCTGCCACTGCGGTGCGatgcggcgtcggcgggaggagaggaggaggaggagcagcagccgcTAGACTACAGGGAGGCGCTGGAGAAGAGCCTGCTCTACTTCGAGGCGCAGCGGTCGGGGCGGCTGCCGTACAGCCAGCGGGTGACGTGGCGCGGCCACTCGGGCCTCACCGACGGCCTCCAGCAAGGCGTGGACCTCGTCGGCGGGTACTACGACGCCGGCGACCACGTCAAGTTCGGCCTCCCCATGGCCTTCACCGTCACCATGCTCTCCTGgggcgccatcgacttcgccgccgacatcgccgccgccggcgagtggCGCCACGCCCTCGAGGCCATCAAGTGGGGCACCGACTACTTCGTCAAGGCCCACACCCACCCCTTCGTCTACTGGGCCGAG GTGGGCGACGGCGACACGGACCACTACTGCTGGCAGCGGCCGGAGGACATGACGACGTCGAGGCAGGCCTACCGCGTGGACAGGGACAACCCGGGGTCGGACCTCGccggcgagacggcggcggcgctcgcggcgGCGTCCATCGTGTTCCGCCGCTCCGACCCGCACTactcccacctcctcctccaccacgccCAGCAGCTGTTCGAGTTCGGGGACACCTACAGGGGCAGCTACGACAGCAGCATCGAGGAGGTCCGGAGCTACTACGCGTCGGTCAGCGGCTACCACGACGAGCTCCTGTGGGCGGCGCTCTGGCTCCACCGCGCCACGGGCAAGGAGGAGTACCTCCGCTACGCCGTCGACAACGCCGACTCCttcggcggcgtcggctgggCCATCACCGAGTTCAGCTGGGACGTCAAGTACGCCGGCCTCCAGGTCCTCGCCGCCAAG CTGCTGCTGGACGGCGacccgcaggcggcggcgcaccgcgGCGTGCTGGAGAAGTACAGGGAGAAGGCGGAGCACTACCTGTGCGCGTGCCTCGGCCGCAACATCAACGGCGCCGACAACGTCGACCGGAGCCCCGGCGGGATGCTCTACGTCCGCCAATGGAACAACCTCCAGTACGCCTCcagcgccgccttcctcctcacCGCCTACTCCCactacctctcctcctcctccgcctccgcctccgcggcccTCCGCTgccccggcggcgcggcggcggcggcggagatggtgtCGCTGGCGAGGTCGCAGGCGGACTACATCCTGGGGCGGAACCCGCTGCGGCTGAGCTACATGGTGGGGTACGGCCGCCGGTACCCCGCCCGGGTGCACCACCGCGGCGCCTCCATCGTGTCCCACAAGGAGGACGGCCGCTTCATCGGGTGCGTGCAGGGGTTCGACGACTGGttcggccgcggccgcgccaaCCCCAAcgtgctcgccggcgccatcgtcgGCGGGCCCAGCCGCCGCGACGAGTTCCGCGACGACCGCGCCAACTACATGCAGACCGAGGCCTGCACCTACAACACCGCCCCCATGGTCGCCGTCTTCGCCAGGCTACACCGCCTCACCACCGCCATCaccacggcggccgcggcggaggatcCCGACGGCGGCTCGCCGGATCGGAGGAGTGTAGATAgaaggtag